One stretch of Rhinatrema bivittatum chromosome 8, aRhiBiv1.1, whole genome shotgun sequence DNA includes these proteins:
- the TP53INP2 gene encoding tumor protein p53-inducible nuclear protein 2 isoform X2, with translation MSRLPRGPSASPASSPCSFHDCGGRSVSPLPDPCSMDESWFVTPPPCFTAEGPGPVSVESSPLEDLLIEHPSMSVYVTSSIVMEGESPDEQIRDGAVTHTRVERHVPHHPTSITAKATILEKVGHVRRIQRAKELIERRKLSRKSIQQQNCARERCPRWAKQHGSFVYQPCQRQYNY, from the exons ATGTCTCGCCTTCCTCGGGGGCCCTCCGCTTCTCCTGCTTCTTCGCCCTGTTCCTTCCATGACTGTGGTGGTAGATCCGTGTCCCCTTTGCCCGACCCCTGCTCGATGGACGAGAGTTGGTTTGTTACCCCTCCCCCCTGTTTTACTGCAGAAGGCCCGGGCCCGGTGTCTGTGGAGAGTAGCCCGTTGGAGGATCTGCTGATCGAGCACCCCAGCATGTCTGTCTATGTCACCAGCAGCATCGTGATGGAGGGGGAGAGTCCTGATGAGCAGATCCGTGATGG gGCTGTGACTCACACTAGGGTGGAGCGCCACGTTCCCCATCATCCTACCTCCATCACTGCCAAAGCTACCATCCTGGAGAAAGTTGGCCATGTCCGTCGGATCCAGCGAGCAAAAGAGCTGATAGAGAGGCGGAAACTTAGCCGAAAATCCATCCAGCAGCAGAACTGCGCCAGAGAGCGCTGCCCCCGGTGGGCCAAACAGCATGGCAGCTTTGTCTACCAACCATGCCAGCGCCAGTACAACTACTGA